The following are from one region of the Streptomyces tuirus genome:
- a CDS encoding catalase, translated as MSQPNPLKRAADKVTEAIQGVGQPEEGIPGKPAPESPSVAEPTEPREPLPPKPDQSGPDTMSPTGQPTGAAQARMAQSGAYLTDAQGTRLYDTDHSLKAGPRGPVLLQDHHLREKIMHFDHERIPERVVHARGAAAHGVFKSYGTAAAVSKAAFLAPGAETPVFVRFSTVLGSRGSADTVRDTRGFATKFYTEEGVFDLVGNNIPVFFIQDAIKFPDVIHAGKPHPDREIPQAQSAHDTFWDFVTLHTEATHHTLWNMSDRGIPRSYRMMEGFGVHTFRLVAADGSTTLVKFHWKPKLGVHSLVWEEAQIAGGVDPDFHRRDLADAIEAGAYPEWELGIQTFPDTPDQTFEGIDLLDATNLVPEELAPVQPIGLLTLNRNPSNYFAETEQVAFHVGHLVPGIDITDDPLLAGRLFSYLDTQITRLAGPNFSQIPINRPHSPVNDMLRDGFHQDAVHRGVAPYRPNSLDGGCPFLAGADTGAYIETPVRVPEATKVREAPESFSDHFSQPRRFWLSMSAVEREHIIAAYTFELGKCYEQAIKERALQVLANIDAELCASVAEGLGLPAPEPTVPLAEVEPSPALSQVGQSWPTDGRLIGIVTGPDGDLDAVRAVREAVLGADMVPLIIAPTGGKLGTGDDAVTVQRTFVTARSIEFDALLVAGAPAPGSDAYGSRDAKAQPAGAPGAVDPRVSLLLSEMFRHGKAIGAWAGGDAALQAAGIPADAPGVVVGQDGTSVLEQVRELMSKHRAWERFATSA; from the coding sequence ATGAGCCAGCCCAACCCCCTCAAGCGGGCGGCGGACAAGGTCACCGAAGCCATCCAGGGCGTCGGACAACCGGAGGAGGGGATCCCGGGCAAGCCGGCCCCGGAATCCCCCAGTGTCGCGGAACCCACGGAACCGCGTGAGCCGCTGCCTCCGAAGCCCGATCAGAGCGGCCCCGACACCATGTCACCCACGGGGCAGCCCACCGGCGCGGCGCAGGCACGCATGGCCCAGTCCGGCGCCTACCTCACCGATGCTCAGGGCACGCGCCTGTACGACACCGATCACTCGCTCAAGGCGGGCCCGCGCGGGCCGGTCCTGCTCCAGGACCACCACCTGCGCGAGAAGATCATGCACTTCGACCACGAGCGCATCCCGGAGCGGGTCGTGCACGCCCGTGGCGCGGCGGCGCACGGCGTGTTCAAGAGCTACGGCACCGCGGCCGCCGTGTCGAAGGCGGCGTTCCTGGCGCCGGGCGCGGAGACGCCGGTGTTCGTGCGCTTCTCCACGGTGCTGGGCTCCCGGGGTTCCGCCGACACGGTGCGGGACACCCGCGGGTTCGCGACCAAGTTCTACACCGAAGAGGGCGTCTTCGACCTGGTCGGCAACAACATCCCGGTCTTCTTCATCCAGGACGCCATCAAGTTCCCGGACGTCATCCACGCCGGCAAACCGCACCCGGACCGGGAGATCCCGCAGGCCCAGAGCGCGCACGACACCTTCTGGGACTTCGTCACGCTGCACACCGAGGCCACGCACCACACCCTGTGGAACATGTCCGACCGGGGCATCCCGCGCTCGTACCGGATGATGGAAGGCTTCGGCGTCCACACCTTCCGGCTGGTGGCGGCCGACGGTTCCACGACGCTGGTGAAGTTCCACTGGAAGCCCAAGCTCGGTGTGCACTCCCTGGTGTGGGAGGAGGCGCAGATCGCAGGAGGCGTGGACCCGGACTTCCACCGCCGTGACCTCGCCGACGCCATCGAGGCGGGTGCCTACCCGGAGTGGGAGCTGGGCATCCAGACCTTCCCCGACACCCCCGACCAGACCTTCGAGGGTATCGACCTGCTCGACGCGACCAACCTCGTCCCCGAGGAGCTCGCCCCCGTCCAGCCGATCGGGCTGCTGACGCTCAACCGCAACCCGTCGAACTACTTCGCCGAGACCGAGCAGGTCGCCTTCCATGTCGGTCACCTCGTGCCCGGCATCGACATCACCGACGACCCGCTGCTCGCCGGACGGCTGTTCTCCTACCTGGACACCCAGATCACCCGGCTGGCCGGCCCGAACTTCTCGCAGATCCCCATCAACCGGCCGCACTCGCCGGTCAACGACATGCTGCGGGACGGCTTCCACCAGGACGCCGTCCACCGGGGTGTGGCACCGTACCGGCCCAACTCGCTCGACGGCGGCTGCCCGTTCCTGGCCGGGGCGGACACCGGGGCGTACATCGAGACGCCGGTACGGGTGCCGGAGGCGACGAAGGTCCGTGAGGCTCCCGAGTCGTTCTCCGACCACTTCAGCCAGCCGCGCCGGTTCTGGCTGAGCATGAGTGCGGTGGAGCGGGAACACATCATCGCCGCCTACACCTTCGAGCTCGGCAAGTGCTACGAACAGGCCATCAAGGAACGGGCCTTGCAGGTGCTGGCCAACATCGACGCCGAGCTGTGCGCGAGCGTCGCCGAGGGTCTCGGACTGCCGGCGCCCGAGCCGACCGTGCCGCTCGCCGAGGTCGAACCGAGCCCCGCGCTGTCCCAGGTCGGGCAGTCCTGGCCCACGGACGGCCGCCTCATCGGCATCGTCACCGGCCCGGACGGGGACCTGGACGCCGTGCGCGCGGTGCGCGAGGCAGTGCTCGGCGCGGACATGGTGCCGCTGATCATCGCCCCCACGGGCGGCAAGCTCGGCACCGGTGACGACGCGGTCACCGTCCAGCGGACGTTCGTGACCGCCCGGTCCATCGAGTTCGACGCCCTGCTGGTGGCCGGGGCACCTGCCCCCGGCAGCGATGCCTACGGCTCCCGCGACGCCAAGGCCCAGCCGGCCGGTGCGCCCGGGGCGGTCGACCCGAGGGTGAGCCTGCTGCTGTCGGAGATGTTCCGTCACGGCAAGGCCATCGGCGCCTGGGCGGGCGGCGACGCGGCGCTTCAAGCGGCCGGCATCCCCGCGGACGCGCCGGGCGTCGTGGTCGGACAGGACGGCACCTCGGTGCTGGAACAGGTACGTGAGCTGATGTCCAAGCACCGCGCGTGGGAACGGTTCGCCACGAGCGCCTGA
- a CDS encoding phosphotransferase family protein: MSDAIRDTTARRVRHFVDAGYPDAGPVEAAVEGAVYRLGDGTVAKVWERRQGSELRRMQRFYADAAAHLPFGAPEILAVEDIDGVPMTVERELTGEPLAGKIRTDDPDEVLPEAVDCLVGVLRALADAHDVDEVKHLPVLDEERPLWEDHATFGSALADLVDRRAGRCADRLSTQVRDFDDTRAQLLRKLRSLPRTDEAVVHGDVFPETVLVDDDLRPLALLDYGFLSTGGDPRFDAAVAAAIFPAGTEHAQEITRQLTTRFADEFGYEADDLLLYQAAYAMATSDAFAPGGGDEHFNWCATVLEDPAVAESLHR, encoded by the coding sequence ATGTCCGATGCGATACGGGACACCACGGCCCGGCGCGTACGACATTTCGTCGACGCCGGATACCCCGACGCCGGGCCCGTCGAGGCGGCGGTGGAGGGAGCCGTCTACCGACTCGGGGACGGAACCGTGGCCAAGGTGTGGGAGCGCCGACAGGGATCCGAGCTGCGGCGGATGCAGCGTTTCTACGCCGATGCCGCGGCGCACCTGCCGTTCGGCGCCCCGGAGATCCTCGCCGTCGAGGACATCGACGGCGTCCCGATGACCGTGGAGCGGGAGCTGACCGGCGAGCCCCTGGCGGGCAAGATCCGCACCGACGACCCGGACGAGGTGCTGCCCGAAGCGGTCGACTGCCTGGTCGGCGTGTTGCGCGCCCTCGCGGACGCCCATGACGTCGACGAGGTCAAGCACCTTCCCGTGCTGGACGAGGAACGCCCGCTGTGGGAAGACCACGCCACCTTCGGATCCGCCCTGGCGGACCTGGTGGACCGGCGGGCCGGCCGGTGCGCGGACCGGCTCTCCACGCAGGTCCGCGACTTCGACGACACACGCGCCCAGCTGCTCCGGAAGCTGCGCTCGCTGCCCCGTACCGACGAGGCGGTCGTCCACGGTGACGTCTTCCCGGAGACCGTGCTGGTGGACGACGACCTGCGGCCGCTCGCCCTCCTGGACTACGGCTTCCTGTCCACGGGCGGGGACCCCCGCTTCGACGCCGCCGTGGCCGCGGCCATCTTCCCGGCGGGCACCGAGCACGCCCAGGAGATCACCCGGCAGCTCACCACGCGGTTCGCCGACGAGTTCGGCTACGAGGCCGACGACCTCCTGCTGTACCAGGCTGCCTATGCGATGGCCACGAGCGACGCCTTCGCGCCGGGCGGCGGAGACGAGCACTTCAACTGGTGCGCCACCGTGCTCGAGGACCCGGCCGTCGCCGAGTCCCTGCACCGGTGA
- a CDS encoding DUF5335 family protein — translation MAGTETLDRSTWETALNQMTEEHQGEFVTIEVLDPEVGHQYEANRLPFAAIVYDPKDDVVAVSVGGRSPRYPVVLRHLVWHPREIDVATQDIPEPAVRIVDKDGTATLITFFPKESGTES, via the coding sequence ATGGCCGGTACCGAAACGCTCGACCGCAGCACCTGGGAGACCGCCCTCAACCAGATGACCGAGGAACACCAGGGGGAGTTCGTCACCATCGAGGTACTGGACCCGGAGGTCGGGCACCAGTACGAAGCCAACCGGCTGCCCTTCGCCGCCATCGTGTACGACCCGAAGGACGACGTAGTGGCCGTCTCCGTCGGCGGACGATCGCCGCGCTACCCCGTCGTCCTGCGGCACCTGGTGTGGCACCCCAGGGAGATCGACGTCGCCACGCAGGACATTCCCGAGCCGGCGGTCCGGATCGTCGACAAGGACGGCACCGCCACGCTGATCACCTTCTTCCCCAAGGAGTCCGGCACGGAGTCCTGA
- a CDS encoding bifunctional 3-phenylpropionate/cinnamic acid dioxygenase ferredoxin subunit, with protein sequence MMIPACRLVDLPRGEAHRLDIDPPVSVFHTEDGELFAIDDTCTHQDASLADGWLEGREVECPLHASKFNLETGAVDAPPAKLPVRTHEVFVEDGMIYVRQSTAAPNLPPCVAARLAGGLA encoded by the coding sequence ATGATGATTCCCGCGTGCCGTCTCGTGGATCTGCCCCGAGGCGAGGCCCACAGGCTCGACATCGACCCGCCGGTCTCGGTGTTCCACACCGAGGACGGCGAACTCTTCGCCATCGACGACACATGCACCCACCAGGACGCCTCGCTCGCCGACGGCTGGCTGGAGGGTCGCGAGGTCGAATGCCCGCTGCACGCCTCGAAGTTCAACCTTGAGACCGGAGCCGTCGACGCCCCGCCGGCCAAGCTCCCGGTGCGCACGCACGAGGTCTTCGTCGAGGACGGCATGATCTACGTCCGGCAGTCCACGGCAGCCCCGAACCTTCCTCCCTGCGTCGCCGCCCGGCTCGCCGGGGGCCTCGCGTGA
- a CDS encoding MBL fold metallo-hydrolase produces the protein MAGAPRIEHLVTSGTFSLDGGTWDVDNNVWIVGDDDEVVVIDAAHDSDAVLEAVGDRRLSAVVCTHAHDDHVRAAPDVALATGARVLLHADDQVLWKTVHPNRRPDAPLADGDELVVAGIGLRVLHTPGHAPGAVCLYAPDLGALFSGDTLFAGGPGATGRSYSDFGTIITSIGDRLLTLPGETVVHTGHGDTTTIEAEAPHLEEWATRGW, from the coding sequence ATGGCCGGCGCGCCCCGCATCGAACACCTCGTCACCAGCGGGACGTTCAGTCTCGACGGCGGCACCTGGGACGTCGACAACAACGTCTGGATCGTCGGTGACGACGACGAGGTGGTCGTCATCGACGCGGCTCACGACTCCGACGCCGTCCTGGAGGCCGTCGGTGACCGCCGTCTGTCGGCCGTTGTGTGCACTCATGCCCACGACGACCATGTGCGCGCCGCACCGGACGTCGCCCTCGCCACCGGCGCGCGCGTCCTGCTGCACGCCGACGACCAGGTGCTCTGGAAGACGGTGCACCCGAACCGACGCCCCGACGCTCCCCTCGCCGACGGCGACGAACTCGTCGTGGCGGGCATCGGGCTGCGCGTCCTCCACACGCCCGGCCACGCACCCGGGGCCGTGTGCCTGTACGCCCCCGACCTCGGGGCACTGTTCAGCGGCGACACGCTGTTCGCGGGAGGCCCCGGCGCGACCGGGCGCTCGTACAGCGACTTCGGCACGATCATCACGTCGATCGGTGACCGGCTGCTGACGCTCCCCGGCGAGACCGTCGTCCACACCGGACACGGCGACACGACCACCATCGAGGCGGAAGCCCCGCACCTGGAGGAGTGGGCCACCCGCGGCTGGTGA
- a CDS encoding hydroxysqualene dehydroxylase, translating into MSGTTRRGFLGTAAAAGGGAALGIPERASAANGSTPQSVAVLGGGVAGLTAAHELAERGFRVTVFERKALGGKARSMDVPNSATGGRRPLPGEHGFRFIPGIYHNLPDTMRRIPFPGNPGGVHDNLVAPKEMLFARSGGREDIRIPLPWPDNPPAELTPDDIRRALTAVLDTAFNLPLHEALYFANRLLVFLTSCDQRRDTVWERTPWWDFVRAGRMSYDYQRVLAVGITRNIVATKAEEASTRTVGTLLEAFAFNLLGRGADGPLDRILNAPTNEAWIDPWVTYLKSLGVEFHVGWTARDLTLDAGAIAGAVVEDPSGVRRTVTADHYISAMPVEHARRTWNSAVRAADPQLAECDRLETDWMTGIQFYLTERTPIVHGHLDLIDSPWSLTAIAQAQHWPGRCFPADYGDGTVADCLSVDVSEWDRPGILYGKTAKQCTRAEVAREVWAQLKASLNDSGRTVLKDSVLHSWFLDPAVDGLGTPHPVNDEQLLIHPVGTFHHRPRSATKIPNLFLAGDYVAVPIDLATMEGANSSARQAVNALLDRSGSTAPRCTVTPLYRAPELEPFRRHDRTRYLLGLPNAFDIG; encoded by the coding sequence ATGAGCGGCACCACGCGCAGAGGGTTCCTGGGCACTGCCGCGGCCGCCGGTGGCGGAGCAGCCCTCGGAATCCCAGAACGGGCCTCGGCCGCGAACGGCTCCACGCCGCAGTCCGTGGCGGTCCTGGGCGGCGGCGTCGCCGGCCTCACGGCCGCTCACGAACTCGCCGAGCGCGGCTTCCGGGTCACGGTCTTCGAACGCAAGGCACTGGGCGGCAAGGCCCGCAGCATGGACGTGCCGAACAGTGCCACCGGCGGCCGACGCCCCCTGCCGGGCGAGCACGGCTTCCGCTTCATCCCCGGCATCTACCACAACCTGCCCGACACGATGCGGCGCATCCCTTTCCCCGGCAACCCGGGCGGCGTCCACGACAACCTCGTCGCCCCGAAGGAGATGCTGTTCGCCAGGTCGGGCGGCCGTGAAGACATCCGGATCCCGCTGCCCTGGCCCGACAACCCCCCGGCCGAACTCACCCCCGACGACATCCGCCGCGCCCTCACCGCCGTTCTGGACACGGCCTTCAACCTCCCCCTCCACGAGGCCCTGTACTTCGCCAACCGTCTCCTGGTCTTCCTCACCAGCTGCGACCAGCGCCGCGACACCGTATGGGAGCGCACGCCCTGGTGGGACTTCGTGCGGGCCGGACGGATGTCCTACGACTACCAGCGCGTCCTTGCCGTCGGCATCACCCGCAACATCGTGGCCACCAAGGCGGAAGAGGCCAGCACCCGCACGGTCGGCACGCTGCTGGAGGCCTTCGCCTTCAACCTCCTCGGGCGGGGCGCGGACGGACCACTGGACCGGATCCTCAACGCGCCCACCAACGAGGCATGGATCGACCCCTGGGTGACCTACCTGAAGTCACTCGGGGTCGAGTTCCACGTCGGCTGGACCGCACGGGACCTCACCCTGGACGCGGGTGCGATCGCAGGAGCCGTCGTGGAGGACCCCTCAGGCGTCCGCCGAACCGTCACCGCCGACCACTACATCTCGGCGATGCCCGTCGAGCACGCCCGCCGCACATGGAACTCCGCCGTCCGCGCAGCCGACCCCCAGCTGGCCGAGTGCGACCGGCTGGAGACGGACTGGATGACGGGCATCCAGTTCTACCTGACCGAACGCACACCGATCGTGCACGGCCATCTCGACCTCATCGACTCGCCCTGGTCGCTGACCGCGATCGCCCAGGCCCAGCACTGGCCCGGCCGCTGCTTCCCGGCCGACTACGGCGACGGCACGGTCGCGGACTGCCTGTCCGTGGACGTCTCCGAGTGGGACCGCCCGGGCATCCTGTACGGCAAGACGGCCAAGCAATGCACCCGTGCCGAAGTCGCACGCGAAGTGTGGGCACAGCTCAAGGCATCGCTCAACGACAGCGGCCGTACGGTCCTGAAGGACTCGGTGCTGCACTCCTGGTTCCTCGACCCCGCCGTCGACGGCCTCGGCACGCCGCATCCCGTCAACGACGAACAGCTGCTCATCCACCCGGTGGGCACCTTCCACCACCGTCCGCGGTCGGCCACGAAGATCCCCAACCTCTTCCTGGCCGGCGACTACGTGGCCGTGCCCATCGACCTCGCCACCATGGAAGGCGCCAACTCCTCGGCCCGGCAGGCCGTCAACGCCCTGCTGGACCGCTCCGGTTCCACCGCACCACGCTGCACCGTGACCCCCCTGTACCGGGCCCCCGAGCTGGAGCCCTTCCGACGCCACGACCGCACCCGCTACCTCCTCGGACTGCCGAACGCGTTCGACATCGGCTGA
- a CDS encoding alpha/beta fold hydrolase: MTTVNVNQIALGIESFGDDDAPLVLLAGSTTMLSWPDALCERLAAGGRRVVRYDLRDSGESTTTDPQAPAYTLRDLAADAVALADALGGGPAHLAGIGVGGMVAQVAALDHPGAFSALTLVGTRPVAPGPPDDDLPDHDRATMSRLFARPMPDWADREAVAEFAATGAGILGDDPVAARAVAARVWDRTPGTAAPVQMANQLGLVFSRLDCTPRWRERLPGIEVPTLVVHGRRNRFFPVGNGEAIAREIPGARLLVLEEAATVIPDTAADEVTEAMLTLG; this comes from the coding sequence ATGACCACTGTGAACGTCAATCAGATCGCTTTGGGTATCGAGTCGTTCGGTGACGACGACGCGCCACTGGTCCTGCTCGCGGGCAGCACGACGATGCTCTCCTGGCCCGACGCGCTGTGCGAGCGCCTCGCCGCCGGCGGGCGGCGTGTGGTGCGCTACGACCTGCGCGACAGCGGAGAGTCCACGACGACGGACCCACAGGCGCCCGCCTACACCCTGCGCGACCTCGCCGCCGACGCGGTGGCCCTCGCCGACGCGCTCGGCGGCGGGCCGGCGCACCTCGCGGGCATCGGCGTCGGCGGGATGGTCGCGCAGGTGGCCGCGCTCGACCACCCGGGCGCGTTCTCGGCACTCACCCTCGTCGGCACCCGGCCGGTCGCCCCCGGCCCGCCCGACGACGACCTCCCCGACCACGACCGGGCGACGATGAGCCGGCTGTTCGCGCGTCCCATGCCCGACTGGGCCGACCGTGAGGCGGTCGCGGAGTTCGCCGCCACCGGCGCGGGAATCCTGGGCGACGACCCCGTCGCCGCGCGCGCTGTCGCCGCACGCGTCTGGGACCGCACGCCCGGCACCGCAGCCCCGGTGCAGATGGCCAACCAGTTGGGCTTGGTGTTCTCCAGGCTCGACTGCACGCCGCGCTGGCGCGAGCGCCTGCCCGGGATCGAGGTCCCCACGCTCGTCGTCCACGGCCGCCGCAACCGGTTCTTCCCTGTCGGCAATGGCGAGGCGATCGCGCGCGAGATCCCCGGGGCACGGCTGCTCGTCCTCGAGGAGGCCGCCACCGTGATCCCCGATACGGCGGCCGACGAGGTCACCGAGGCGATGCTCACGCTCGGATAG
- a CDS encoding glutathione S-transferase C-terminal domain-containing protein, translated as MSASFPTAVPSFRSRIGCDTRGGFYAAPQRYRLHVSPSCPHCLQIAVTHSLLGLDRVLPVAWLPAVPDAPDGGYAALRPLYEASAHQHSGPALAPVLSDNWTGTIVSTHTPDILRDLARRFDGHGLDLYPRGAEKGIDTVGRLCEQGITWAAQRAGQSGGDVAARDTALATLLRTLDLLEWRLTSQEYALGDELTLADVHLWVSLVQLDTVHRHHLDVAAVHRITGHPHVWAYARRLAAHPAFGSHLDLDGIARRHHAHCRGMEAAGAAVQIVDWKAYAPRNESVRHPG; from the coding sequence ATGTCCGCCTCGTTCCCGACAGCCGTGCCGTCCTTCCGGAGCAGGATCGGCTGTGACACGCGCGGCGGCTTCTACGCCGCGCCGCAGCGCTACCGGCTCCACGTCTCGCCATCCTGTCCGCACTGCTTGCAGATCGCCGTCACACACAGCCTGCTCGGCCTCGACCGCGTTCTCCCGGTGGCATGGCTGCCCGCTGTGCCCGACGCTCCGGACGGCGGGTACGCGGCACTGCGCCCGCTGTACGAAGCAAGTGCGCACCAGCATTCAGGACCGGCCCTGGCACCGGTCCTGAGTGACAACTGGACGGGAACGATCGTCAGCACCCACACTCCCGACATCCTGCGGGACCTGGCCCGGCGGTTCGACGGACATGGCCTCGATCTCTACCCTCGCGGTGCCGAGAAGGGCATCGACACCGTCGGGCGGCTCTGCGAGCAGGGCATCACATGGGCCGCCCAGCGTGCCGGGCAGTCCGGTGGGGACGTGGCGGCCCGCGACACCGCGCTGGCCACCTTGCTGCGCACGCTCGATCTGCTGGAGTGGCGTCTCACCTCCCAGGAGTATGCGCTGGGAGATGAACTCACCCTCGCAGACGTTCACTTGTGGGTATCGCTCGTGCAGTTGGACACCGTGCACCGCCATCACCTGGACGTCGCCGCAGTGCACCGGATCACAGGGCACCCCCACGTGTGGGCCTACGCACGGCGGCTGGCGGCGCACCCCGCATTCGGATCTCACCTCGACCTGGACGGCATCGCCCGCAGGCACCACGCCCACTGCCGGGGCATGGAGGCGGCGGGGGCGGCGGTACAGATCGTGGACTGGAAGGCTTACGCGCCTCGCAACGAGTCCGTGCGACATCCCGGCTGA
- a CDS encoding S-(hydroxymethyl)mycothiol dehydrogenase, protein MAHEVRAVVARKKGAPVSVETIVVPDPGPGEALVKVEACGVCHTDLHYREGGINDEFPFLLGHEAAGRVEAVGEGVTGVEPGDFVILNWRAVCGQCRACSKGKPWYCFATHNATQPMTLLDGTPLSPALGIGAFAEKTLVAAGQCTKVDPAAPAAAAGLLGCGVMAGFGAAVNTGAVGRGDSVAVIGCGGVGMAAVAGARLAGASKVIAVDIDQRKLERAMTMGATHTVDSTKGDVVEAVRELTCGFGADVVVEAVGRPETYRQAFYARDLAGTVVLVGVPTPEMKVELPLLDVFGRGGSLKSSWYGDCLPSRDFPALIDLYLGGRFDLDAFVTETIGLGDVEEAFGKMHGGDVLRSVVVL, encoded by the coding sequence ATGGCTCACGAGGTACGTGCTGTCGTCGCCCGGAAGAAGGGCGCCCCGGTTTCCGTCGAGACGATCGTCGTCCCCGATCCCGGTCCGGGTGAGGCGCTGGTCAAGGTCGAGGCGTGCGGCGTCTGCCACACCGACCTCCACTACCGCGAGGGCGGGATCAACGACGAGTTCCCCTTCCTTCTGGGGCACGAGGCGGCCGGCCGTGTGGAGGCGGTGGGGGAGGGGGTCACCGGTGTCGAGCCCGGCGACTTCGTGATCCTCAACTGGCGTGCCGTGTGCGGTCAGTGCCGGGCGTGCAGCAAGGGCAAGCCCTGGTACTGCTTCGCCACCCACAACGCGACGCAGCCGATGACTCTGCTCGACGGCACCCCGCTCTCGCCCGCCCTCGGCATCGGCGCCTTCGCGGAGAAGACACTGGTCGCCGCCGGGCAGTGCACCAAGGTGGACCCGGCCGCCCCGGCGGCCGCGGCCGGGCTGCTCGGATGCGGTGTCATGGCGGGCTTCGGCGCCGCCGTCAACACGGGTGCGGTCGGGCGTGGGGACTCCGTCGCCGTCATCGGCTGCGGCGGAGTCGGCATGGCCGCCGTCGCGGGCGCCCGGCTCGCAGGCGCGTCCAAGGTCATCGCGGTCGACATCGACCAGCGCAAGCTGGAGCGTGCCATGACCATGGGGGCCACCCACACCGTGGACAGCACCAAGGGCGACGTGGTGGAGGCCGTGCGCGAACTCACCTGCGGCTTCGGCGCGGACGTCGTCGTCGAGGCCGTCGGCCGTCCGGAGACGTACCGGCAGGCCTTCTACGCCCGCGACCTGGCCGGCACGGTCGTGCTGGTGGGCGTGCCCACCCCGGAGATGAAGGTGGAACTGCCCCTGCTCGACGTCTTCGGCCGCGGCGGCTCGCTGAAGTCCAGCTGGTACGGCGACTGCCTGCCCTCGCGCGACTTCCCGGCCCTCATCGACCTGTACCTCGGCGGCCGGTTCGACCTCGACGCGTTCGTCACGGAGACCATCGGACTCGGCGACGTGGAGGAGGCCTTCGGGAAGATGCACGGCGGCGACGTACTGCGCTCCGTGGTCGTGCTGTGA
- a CDS encoding SAM-dependent methyltransferase yields the protein MTVMTYEGSSIDPAKPSIARVYDYLLGGKDNYAVDREIGEVFKRDLPGSVAIAFANRAALTRAVGQIAKTTGIRQFIDLGSGLPTADNVHQVAQRHAPESRVVYVDTDVQVLVHGRALLEDNDRTRVIGVDVRDPEGIRSHPATLEIIDFARPVAVILSAILHHVNDDEDPAGIVRYWRDHVPSGSYFFISHFRSGDNPETEEAEKVLQQTFGRGRWRTDAEIASLLDGLEILDPGIVPASLWRPDETDNPWTSAERRELTVWEHLIAAGLARKV from the coding sequence ATGACCGTTATGACGTACGAAGGCTCCTCCATCGACCCGGCCAAGCCCAGCATCGCCCGCGTCTACGACTACCTGCTGGGCGGCAAGGACAACTATGCCGTGGACCGTGAGATCGGCGAGGTGTTCAAGCGCGATCTGCCCGGCTCGGTGGCCATCGCCTTCGCCAACCGTGCGGCCCTGACCCGGGCGGTCGGACAGATCGCGAAGACAACGGGCATCCGGCAGTTCATCGACCTGGGCAGTGGCCTGCCGACCGCGGACAATGTCCATCAGGTCGCCCAGCGGCACGCTCCCGAATCGCGCGTCGTCTACGTCGACACCGACGTCCAGGTGCTGGTCCACGGCCGCGCACTGCTGGAGGACAACGACCGGACCCGCGTCATCGGGGTCGATGTGCGTGACCCCGAGGGCATCCGCTCTCACCCCGCCACGCTCGAGATCATCGACTTCGCTCGTCCCGTCGCGGTCATCCTCAGCGCCATCCTTCACCACGTCAACGATGACGAGGACCCGGCCGGCATCGTCCGCTACTGGCGCGACCACGTCCCGTCCGGAAGCTACTTCTTCATCAGCCACTTCCGCTCCGGCGACAACCCGGAGACCGAAGAGGCCGAGAAGGTCCTCCAGCAGACGTTCGGCCGCGGCCGGTGGCGCACGGACGCGGAGATCGCCTCCCTGCTGGACGGCCTGGAGATCCTCGACCCCGGGATCGTCCCCGCGTCCCTGTGGCGTCCTGACGAGACCGACAACCCCTGGACCAGCGCCGAAAGACGAGAGCTCACCGTCTGGGAACACCTCATCGCCGCCGGACTGGCCCGGAAGGTCTAG